The Candidatus Spechtbacterales bacterium genome window below encodes:
- a CDS encoding nucleotidyltransferase domain-containing protein, with protein MTTPLPQAQKTILKTLAYYQALSKLSLTVLEIQKYLRKEKGVSHAYSLFEIQKELNKLEEYGLVTEQNGFWVLSVSVTNEPGLSVFENRITNSKYAALKWKKFAKTGRFLPYIPFIRSVAVTGSTALSNAKEKSDIDVLITSKGGAIWSTRFLVTTVSLLLKRRRYAKKIENRLCFNQYLTQDAINLGPETVDDTVNSIKIKVWDNKIPANNEALLSLQPSKILILLKNTVEKILKTLRLDKLFETFIAKLQIAKIQNNPTDYPKELEQPSLNSANLIFYYPRVKITEKKYKEILSSLRNPDTIRTHV; from the coding sequence ATGACAACACCATTACCTCAGGCGCAAAAGACTATATTAAAAACTCTTGCATACTATCAAGCCCTGAGTAAACTCTCCCTAACTGTTTTAGAAATTCAAAAATACCTGCGCAAAGAAAAGGGGGTAAGCCATGCTTATTCCCTTTTTGAAATACAAAAAGAATTAAACAAGTTAGAAGAATACGGTTTAGTCACAGAACAAAACGGCTTTTGGGTTCTTTCTGTTTCTGTGACGAATGAGCCTGGTTTAAGTGTTTTTGAAAACCGAATAACAAACTCAAAATATGCGGCCTTGAAGTGGAAAAAGTTTGCAAAAACAGGCAGATTTTTACCCTATATACCGTTTATTCGGTCCGTGGCTGTAACAGGATCTACGGCCTTAAGCAACGCAAAAGAAAAAAGTGATATTGACGTCTTAATAACGAGCAAAGGCGGAGCAATATGGAGTACGCGCTTTCTCGTAACAACAGTCTCTCTCTTGCTTAAAAGGCGTAGATACGCAAAAAAAATAGAAAATAGGCTCTGTTTTAACCAATACTTAACACAAGACGCGATAAACTTAGGTCCCGAAACAGTGGATGATACGGTAAATAGTATAAAAATAAAGGTCTGGGACAACAAAATACCAGCAAATAACGAAGCACTACTTTCTTTGCAACCCTCAAAAATTTTAATACTCCTCAAAAACACTGTGGAAAAAATTTTAAAGACGCTTCGTCTGGACAAGTTATTTGAAACCTTTATAGCAAAATTACAAATAGCTAAAATTCAAAATAATCCGACAGACTACCCCAAAGAGTTGGAACAGCCGAGTCTTAACTCAGCCAATCTCATATTTTATTACCCCAGAGTTAAAATTACAGAAAAAAAATATAAAGAGATATTAAGTTCTTTGCGCAATCCGGACACGATTCGGACACATGTTTAA
- a CDS encoding peptidoglycan DD-metalloendopeptidase family protein, whose translation MRYYNPIQNNPQDPSSSSHFWDAKRDDIQRYKRMIIAKVFKRGGSSIFLYYLRGVAIFIFVAGLISMFNTKELNGLVSLHTSAQEEVVIDKDAQKANFAGVQPFISAKLLNSANAVSSKDEDSVAIGGAFDTTFPTNQGSSLLSNNSPVIADTPPQQRNEITEYTVKPGDTANGIARSFGLKLETLLWSNHFRDSNYIQPGEVLSILPTDGVLYEIKSGDTLSVIARNHKAEIADILETNGIENETHIFAGQTIIIPGGTKPAPARTAPSARAPRYASSLQNIDGYFAHPTNGVGRISQWLHGTNAVDIAAPRWTPIYAAASGTVGISIGNGRWNGGFGNYVTINHYNGTRTLYAHMIQTAVASGQSVTKGQVIGYMGSTGRSTGSHLHWEVHGARNYLAY comes from the coding sequence ATGAGGTACTATAATCCTATCCAAAACAACCCACAAGACCCTTCTTCTTCGTCTCATTTTTGGGATGCGAAGAGGGATGACATACAGCGCTATAAACGCATGATTATAGCAAAGGTTTTTAAAAGAGGCGGCTCCTCCATTTTTTTGTATTACTTGAGAGGTGTCGCTATTTTTATTTTTGTAGCCGGCTTAATTAGCATGTTTAATACTAAAGAGCTTAATGGTCTTGTTTCTTTACACACATCCGCGCAGGAAGAGGTTGTTATAGATAAAGACGCGCAGAAAGCTAACTTTGCAGGCGTACAACCTTTTATAAGTGCTAAATTACTAAATTCCGCTAATGCTGTATCTTCTAAAGATGAAGACAGTGTTGCTATCGGTGGAGCTTTTGATACAACCTTTCCTACAAATCAGGGCAGTTCACTACTTTCAAACAACTCACCGGTAATAGCTGATACACCCCCTCAGCAACGCAATGAAATAACAGAATACACCGTAAAGCCGGGAGATACGGCAAACGGGATAGCACGCTCATTTGGATTAAAGCTGGAGACACTGCTTTGGAGCAATCACTTTAGAGATTCCAATTATATACAACCTGGGGAAGTATTAAGTATTTTGCCAACGGACGGCGTGCTTTATGAGATAAAGAGCGGAGACACCCTTTCGGTTATCGCAAGAAACCATAAAGCAGAAATTGCAGACATACTCGAAACCAATGGAATAGAGAACGAGACTCATATATTTGCCGGTCAAACTATTATTATTCCAGGAGGAACCAAACCCGCTCCGGCTCGTACCGCACCTTCGGCTCGCGCTCCAAGATATGCCTCTTCACTTCAAAATATAGATGGATATTTCGCGCATCCTACAAACGGTGTGGGGCGCATAAGTCAGTGGCTTCACGGTACCAATGCTGTGGACATAGCCGCACCTCGGTGGACGCCAATATATGCGGCCGCAAGTGGTACCGTAGGCATTTCTATTGGTAATGGACGCTGGAACGGAGGTTTTGGAAATTATGTAACCATTAATCATTACAACGGAACGCGAACTTTGTATGCGCACATGATACAAACAGCTGTTGCTTCAGGCCAATCCGTTACCAAGGGTCAAGTTATAGGGTATATGGGCTCTACGGGGCGCTCTACCGGATCTCATTTGCACTGGGAAGTGCATGGAGCAAGGAACTATCTGGCATATTAA
- a CDS encoding PrgI family protein, with protein sequence MAQYPVPQFIDRETRLVGPLTVRQMIIFGIDAAVLFVLWFVLNKITFIFAAIVLTSAAIILAFIKINGQPLTTIVFSLLNYFLQPRLYLWGKQEDVVQKKPKGGLFDKIVGAGTEKKTAQSYEVPEEASKEPSVSEIKDVAKLLDE encoded by the coding sequence ATGGCACAATATCCCGTACCACAATTTATAGACAGGGAAACAAGACTTGTAGGCCCGCTAACAGTTCGGCAGATGATAATATTCGGCATAGATGCCGCGGTTTTATTTGTGCTTTGGTTTGTTTTAAATAAAATTACATTTATTTTTGCCGCCATAGTACTCACAAGTGCCGCCATAATACTTGCGTTTATAAAGATAAACGGACAACCACTAACAACTATTGTATTCTCTCTTCTAAACTACTTTCTACAACCGAGGCTGTATTTATGGGGAAAACAAGAAGATGTTGTTCAAAAAAAACCGAAGGGCGGACTATTTGATAAAATAGTGGGAGCGGGAACAGAAAAAAAAACGGCACAGTCTTACGAAGTGCCCGAAGAGGCATCCAAAGAGCCGAGTGTTAGTGAAATAAAAGACGTAGCGAAATTGCTCGATGAGTAA
- a CDS encoding UvrD-helicase domain-containing protein — MDLLSSLNPQQKEAVKTTEGPLLILAGPGSGKTKTLTHRVAYLIAQGVHPKSILAVTFTNKAALEMRERVIQLLAQQQAVLPVMGTFHSVCVRILRENAPLIGYTSSFVIYDDGDQLSLIKKIMKELEIDPKQLAPQKIRSAISHAKDDLLLPEEYSSQTGDFFEKQVAEIYSRYQSALADNNGFDFDDLIMQAVLLFETRSDVLKKYQKRFQYIMVDEYQDTNTAQSSLLAMLAKNSKNICAVGDDAQAIYSWRNAKVENILNFQREWPGAKIIKLEQNYRSTKNIVEAASFLIQKNSQGYAKNLWTKNETGEPIHICELASEYAEAEFILAETESLIEEKGYGLDNFVVLYRTNAQSRAIEEVFLRNGVPYKIVGGVKFYQRQEVKDAIAWLRLVQNPGDMAATDRLEKLKLSMLKENIQKPVRTKTEAVNILSQAIQEKAKNKDMSLTQLLRFVIEKVNFEKILRDKTEKGEERWQNIQELLSVTEDYAPLPLNEALEAFLEDVALMQEADNVAQDSNLVHLMTLHMAKGLEFPVVFIAGCEEGLLPHSSSMMNKSEYEEERRLLYVGITRAKEKAYLLFTRRRMIWGSIQSNPPSSFLFEIPEEHIFFKPLEEGGETEDLIDWY, encoded by the coding sequence ATGGACTTACTATCATCCTTAAATCCACAACAAAAAGAGGCTGTCAAAACAACGGAGGGACCGTTGCTTATACTGGCAGGTCCGGGCTCCGGCAAAACCAAAACACTGACGCATAGGGTGGCATATTTAATCGCGCAAGGGGTACATCCAAAAAGTATTCTGGCTGTTACATTTACAAACAAGGCCGCTTTGGAAATGCGTGAGCGAGTAATACAGTTACTCGCTCAGCAACAAGCAGTATTGCCTGTTATGGGAACCTTTCACTCTGTTTGTGTGAGAATCTTAAGAGAGAATGCTCCGCTTATAGGGTATACATCATCTTTTGTTATATATGATGATGGTGATCAGTTGTCTCTTATAAAAAAAATAATGAAAGAGCTGGAAATAGACCCCAAACAGCTGGCGCCCCAAAAAATCAGGTCTGCAATATCACATGCCAAAGATGACCTTCTGCTTCCCGAAGAATACAGCTCTCAAACAGGCGACTTTTTTGAAAAACAGGTTGCGGAAATATATTCACGCTACCAGAGCGCACTTGCCGACAACAACGGATTTGATTTTGACGACCTCATAATGCAGGCGGTCTTGCTTTTTGAAACCAGGTCTGATGTTTTAAAAAAATATCAGAAAAGATTTCAATATATAATGGTAGATGAGTACCAGGATACAAACACAGCGCAAAGTTCTCTTCTTGCCATGCTCGCAAAAAATTCAAAGAATATCTGTGCTGTTGGTGATGACGCGCAAGCCATATACAGTTGGCGCAACGCAAAGGTAGAGAACATTTTAAATTTTCAACGTGAATGGCCCGGCGCAAAAATAATAAAACTTGAACAAAACTATCGTTCTACCAAAAACATAGTTGAAGCTGCATCCTTTTTAATACAGAAAAACTCACAGGGATACGCTAAAAACCTGTGGACAAAGAATGAAACCGGAGAACCTATTCACATATGCGAATTGGCAAGCGAATACGCGGAAGCAGAATTTATACTCGCCGAAACAGAAAGTCTTATTGAAGAAAAAGGTTATGGGTTGGACAACTTCGTCGTGCTTTACAGAACAAACGCCCAGTCCCGAGCTATTGAAGAGGTTTTTTTGCGAAACGGCGTTCCCTACAAAATAGTAGGCGGAGTAAAGTTCTACCAAAGACAAGAAGTAAAAGATGCAATAGCATGGCTTCGTCTTGTACAAAACCCGGGTGATATGGCCGCGACAGACAGATTAGAAAAATTAAAACTTAGCATGCTCAAGGAAAACATACAAAAACCCGTAAGAACCAAAACAGAAGCTGTAAATATTTTATCGCAGGCGATACAGGAAAAAGCAAAAAACAAAGATATGTCTCTTACACAACTCTTGAGGTTTGTTATAGAAAAAGTTAATTTTGAAAAGATATTAAGAGACAAAACTGAAAAAGGGGAGGAGAGGTGGCAAAACATTCAGGAACTTCTTTCGGTAACAGAGGATTACGCCCCACTACCTTTAAACGAGGCCTTGGAAGCATTTTTAGAAGACGTAGCGCTTATGCAGGAGGCCGACAATGTCGCGCAGGATTCTAACCTTGTACACCTTATGACATTACACATGGCAAAAGGACTTGAATTTCCCGTAGTGTTTATAGCGGGGTGTGAAGAGGGTCTTTTGCCACACTCGAGCAGTATGATGAATAAAAGCGAGTACGAGGAAGAGAGACGGCTTCTTTATGTGGGAATAACACGCGCCAAGGAAAAGGCGTATCTGCTCTTTACTCGCAGAAGGATGATATGGGGAAGCATACAAAGCAACCCACCAAGCAGTTTTCTCTTTGAAATACCAGAAGAGCATATATTTTTTAAACCTCTTGAAGAAGGCGGGGAAACAGAAGATTTAATTGACTGGTATTAA
- a CDS encoding YifB family Mg chelatase-like AAA ATPase — MPAKLYSVTRHGINAQTIEVEVDVASGLHSFSIVGLADKAVEESKERISSALKNNGFKAPRSFNKRVVINLAPADLKKEGGIYDVPMALGFLIDSEQMKPKKDIENTLIVGELGLDGKIRPIKGALLYALHAKDAGYSTILVPKENEKEAALVKGLEVVAPKNIKELVQHLEGRKKIQTTLSDKKESSSKDSSLKEDDFAYIKGQESAKKALEIAVAGGHNILFQGPPGTGKTMLARAAITIMPEMSYGESLEVTKIESVCRQLPSDEPLVTKRPFRTPHHSSSESAIIGGGSKLQPGEITRAHRGILFLDEFPELHRNVLESMRQPLEEGSILVARARGVVEYPARFMLVAAANPCPCGYFGDSSRACSCTTGSIIRYQKKLSGPIADRIDLHVQVPRQKHEKLSSEELEESSANIKTRVDHARKVQTKRFEGENIITNSEMKLRHLKKYCALDEHLNKRLGTAIEKYKLSARGYHSTLKVSRTIADLAGEKDIKWEHLSLALQYAKREGPEI, encoded by the coding sequence ATGCCTGCAAAACTATACTCTGTTACGCGACACGGAATAAATGCTCAAACAATTGAAGTAGAAGTTGATGTTGCAAGCGGTCTCCACTCTTTTAGTATTGTAGGTCTTGCGGATAAGGCGGTGGAGGAATCAAAAGAAAGAATATCCTCCGCGCTCAAAAACAATGGCTTTAAAGCTCCTCGAAGTTTTAACAAAAGAGTTGTTATTAATTTAGCTCCGGCTGATCTAAAAAAAGAGGGCGGGATATACGACGTACCCATGGCATTAGGTTTTCTGATTGATTCTGAACAGATGAAGCCCAAAAAAGACATTGAAAACACTTTAATAGTAGGGGAACTTGGATTAGATGGTAAAATACGCCCGATAAAAGGCGCTCTTTTATACGCGCTGCATGCTAAAGATGCCGGTTATAGCACAATTTTAGTACCTAAAGAAAATGAAAAAGAGGCAGCGCTTGTAAAAGGTTTGGAAGTTGTTGCTCCTAAAAACATAAAAGAGTTGGTGCAACACCTTGAGGGTAGAAAAAAAATACAAACAACGTTGTCTGACAAAAAAGAGAGCAGTTCAAAAGATAGTAGCTTAAAAGAGGATGATTTTGCATATATAAAAGGGCAGGAAAGCGCTAAAAAAGCGCTTGAAATTGCGGTTGCAGGGGGACACAATATACTATTTCAAGGTCCTCCCGGTACAGGAAAGACAATGCTCGCACGTGCCGCAATAACCATAATGCCCGAAATGTCCTATGGTGAATCCTTAGAGGTTACAAAGATAGAAAGTGTTTGTCGCCAACTCCCTTCAGATGAGCCGTTAGTTACAAAAAGACCCTTCAGAACACCTCACCATTCATCCTCAGAATCCGCTATAATAGGAGGGGGCAGTAAATTGCAGCCGGGAGAAATAACAAGAGCACACAGAGGGATACTCTTCTTGGATGAGTTCCCGGAACTACACCGAAATGTACTGGAATCAATGCGACAACCACTTGAAGAGGGAAGTATACTTGTGGCCCGCGCCAGAGGTGTTGTAGAATACCCCGCTCGATTTATGCTTGTAGCGGCAGCTAACCCTTGTCCTTGCGGATATTTTGGAGATAGTAGCCGCGCCTGCTCTTGCACGACAGGCAGTATTATTAGATACCAAAAAAAGCTTTCCGGACCCATAGCAGATAGGATAGATCTTCATGTGCAGGTTCCCAGACAAAAACACGAAAAACTATCTTCCGAAGAGCTGGAGGAAAGCTCCGCGAATATAAAAACACGCGTAGATCACGCGCGAAAAGTGCAAACAAAAAGATTTGAAGGTGAAAACATTATTACAAACAGTGAGATGAAGCTACGGCATTTAAAAAAATACTGCGCGCTCGATGAACATTTAAACAAAAGGCTCGGAACGGCAATTGAAAAATATAAACTATCCGCGCGGGGCTATCACTCAACACTAAAGGTTTCCCGTACAATAGCGGACCTGGCTGGAGAAAAGGATATTAAGTGGGAACATCTATCACTCGCATTGCAGTACGCAAAAAGGGAAGGACCCGAGATATAA
- a CDS encoding TraR/DksA C4-type zinc finger protein, with protein sequence MEKKELEKFKEQLLKQKDSLEQELKEIANQNPNSSEDWESKFPNFEQEDFDIEEAADEVEEYINRLPLEQALELKLKATKDALEKIEQDKYGICENCGKKIPQERLAVIPETKICLNCKEKECK encoded by the coding sequence ATGGAAAAAAAAGAATTAGAAAAATTTAAAGAACAACTTCTGAAGCAAAAAGATTCTTTGGAGCAGGAACTAAAAGAGATAGCCAACCAAAACCCAAACTCTTCTGAAGACTGGGAAAGTAAGTTTCCAAATTTTGAACAGGAAGATTTTGATATTGAAGAGGCCGCGGATGAGGTAGAAGAATACATAAACCGCTTGCCTTTGGAGCAGGCTCTTGAGCTAAAATTAAAAGCAACCAAAGACGCGCTTGAGAAGATAGAACAAGACAAATACGGCATTTGTGAAAATTGTGGAAAAAAGATACCCCAGGAAAGGCTTGCTGTTATTCCCGAAACTAAAATTTGCCTAAACTGTAAGGAAAAAGAGTGTAAATAA
- a CDS encoding polyribonucleotide nucleotidyltransferase: protein MEKKEYSVDMGGKPLVLTFTNWAEQTNASVLARYGDTVVLTTAVMSGHDVKLHYFPLTLEYREKYYAAGFIGGGRFQKREGRPSDESTLKARLIDRTLRPLFKHSMRREVQIVNTILSYDPEHSPDIVALIASSTALVVSDIPWSGPISALRIGRINGDWVINPSLKQQEESDLNVTVAGPEGRINMVETDAKEASEKDILEAMRFGEKLMQDIIDIQKKIQKDIGKEKAVVELKEPGEELQKEIREFGEKKLKEAIYAKEAKEGGAELDAAGDEIKKYLEEKYGEKDPAYIENASAYIEKLTDELIHEAILKDERRVDGRALDELRNLSGYTGVLPRTHGSGLFMRGLTHGLSIATLDSPGEEELSDAMEGETRKRFMLHYNFPPFSTGETGFFRGPGRREIGHGALAEKAVEAMIPDKEEFPYVIRVVTEILSSNGSTSMASVCSASLALMDAGVPMKKHVAGIAMGLIASGDDYKVLTDIQGPEDHYGDMDFKVAGTRDGVTAVQMDVKVDGVTLKMIEDTLEQGKKARENILDVLEKAIPEPNTELSPYAPKIKFLKIDPEKIGMLIGPGGRIIKEIMAETNTEINVEDDGSVSITGSTNEEVVRAAEIASNITREIKVGEIFEATVVKIADFGAFVELVPSKEALVHISELKEGFVSKVEDVVKIGDKITVKIIKADDSGKLSASAKQASQTPSEKSEDRGDVEK, encoded by the coding sequence ATGGAGAAAAAAGAATACTCCGTTGACATGGGTGGGAAACCGCTTGTTTTAACATTTACAAACTGGGCAGAGCAAACAAATGCTTCTGTTCTTGCCCGTTACGGCGATACTGTTGTGCTTACAACTGCTGTAATGAGCGGGCATGATGTTAAGTTGCACTACTTTCCTCTTACTCTGGAATACCGAGAAAAATACTATGCCGCCGGATTTATAGGCGGTGGTAGATTCCAAAAAAGAGAGGGGAGGCCAAGTGATGAATCTACCCTCAAAGCACGTCTTATAGACAGAACCTTAAGGCCTTTATTTAAACACTCCATGCGCAGAGAGGTGCAAATTGTAAACACTATTTTATCCTACGATCCAGAACATAGCCCGGACATTGTAGCACTGATAGCTTCCTCTACAGCACTTGTTGTCTCAGACATACCCTGGAGTGGTCCTATAAGCGCCCTGCGCATAGGCAGGATAAATGGTGATTGGGTAATAAACCCATCACTAAAACAGCAGGAGGAAAGTGATTTAAATGTAACTGTAGCAGGCCCTGAAGGCAGGATAAATATGGTGGAAACAGATGCTAAAGAGGCCTCTGAAAAAGATATTTTGGAAGCAATGAGGTTTGGAGAAAAACTCATGCAGGACATCATAGATATTCAAAAGAAAATACAAAAAGATATAGGTAAAGAAAAAGCTGTAGTTGAACTAAAAGAACCCGGCGAAGAACTCCAGAAAGAGATACGAGAATTTGGAGAAAAGAAGTTAAAAGAAGCCATTTATGCAAAAGAGGCTAAAGAGGGCGGTGCTGAATTAGACGCCGCGGGTGATGAAATAAAAAAATACTTAGAAGAAAAATATGGCGAAAAAGACCCCGCATACATTGAAAATGCCTCTGCATACATTGAAAAATTGACAGATGAACTCATTCACGAGGCAATCCTTAAAGACGAACGCAGAGTTGATGGGCGGGCTCTCGATGAGTTGCGCAATCTTTCAGGCTATACAGGAGTCTTACCAAGAACACACGGGTCCGGACTGTTTATGCGAGGCCTAACGCACGGCCTTTCTATAGCCACGCTTGACTCTCCGGGAGAAGAAGAGCTCAGCGATGCAATGGAAGGGGAGACCCGGAAACGATTCATGTTGCACTATAATTTCCCTCCATTTTCAACCGGAGAAACAGGATTTTTCCGCGGACCGGGAAGGCGAGAAATAGGACATGGAGCTTTAGCAGAAAAGGCTGTGGAGGCAATGATTCCGGATAAGGAAGAATTTCCCTATGTTATACGAGTAGTAACTGAAATATTATCATCAAATGGCTCAACTTCTATGGCGTCGGTTTGTAGTGCGTCTTTAGCGCTTATGGATGCCGGTGTACCCATGAAAAAACATGTAGCGGGAATAGCCATGGGGCTCATAGCTTCTGGAGATGATTATAAGGTGCTTACGGACATACAGGGACCTGAAGATCACTATGGAGACATGGATTTTAAAGTTGCCGGAACGCGTGATGGGGTTACTGCAGTTCAAATGGATGTAAAAGTTGACGGTGTGACTCTTAAAATGATTGAAGATACATTAGAACAGGGTAAAAAGGCTCGGGAAAACATACTGGATGTTCTGGAAAAAGCAATACCAGAGCCAAACACAGAGCTTTCTCCTTATGCCCCAAAGATAAAATTCCTTAAAATAGATCCTGAGAAAATAGGAATGCTTATAGGTCCCGGGGGGAGGATAATAAAAGAGATAATGGCGGAAACAAATACAGAAATAAACGTTGAAGACGATGGAAGCGTGTCTATCACAGGCTCAACGAATGAAGAGGTGGTACGCGCGGCGGAAATTGCAAGCAACATAACAAGAGAAATAAAGGTAGGAGAAATATTTGAGGCCACAGTCGTAAAAATAGCAGACTTTGGCGCGTTTGTAGAGCTTGTTCCAAGCAAAGAAGCCCTTGTACATATATCCGAACTTAAAGAAGGTTTTGTAAGCAAGGTTGAAGATGTAGTAAAAATCGGGGACAAAATAACTGTCAAAATTATAAAAGCAGATGACAGTGGAAAGTTGAGTGCTTCAGCAAAACAGGCTTCACAAACACCTTCCGAAAAAAGTGAGGACAGAGGTGATGTGGAAAAGTAA
- the rsmA gene encoding 16S rRNA (adenine(1518)-N(6)/adenine(1519)-N(6))-dimethyltransferase RsmA — MGHETIKKLLEKYNVEPNKVLGQNFLNEPNAVHALIKTAEVSKEDTVIEVGPGTGAITKELAKKAGQVIAVEKDENMVEILKHEIRGFENIQIVEGDILKFEITKIQETQPDIARRSRGGQARNKQISNHNNQAKENPKGYDLKLDTYKLVGAPPYYLTARLFRTFLEQANLKPVSITVIIQKEVAEKICAKPPRMNLLAVSVQLYGEAKIIEKVPKEFFWPRPKVDSAILTVQNIKKPGVDETKFFKVLQAGFSAPRKQLAGNLSRVLSIERDKVEKILKECGIKPEQRAETLSVDDWKKLTLKF, encoded by the coding sequence ATGGGACATGAAACAATTAAAAAACTGCTTGAGAAATACAATGTAGAGCCGAACAAGGTCCTGGGTCAAAATTTTTTAAATGAGCCGAATGCGGTTCATGCCCTTATTAAAACGGCGGAGGTGTCGAAAGAAGACACAGTTATTGAGGTTGGTCCCGGAACCGGAGCTATAACAAAAGAGCTGGCGAAAAAAGCGGGTCAGGTTATTGCGGTGGAAAAAGACGAGAATATGGTAGAAATTCTTAAACATGAGATAAGGGGATTTGAAAACATACAGATAGTGGAGGGTGATATTTTGAAATTTGAAATAACCAAGATACAAGAAACCCAGCCCGACATCGCGAGACGAAGTCGAGGCGGGCAGGCAAGAAACAAACAAATCTCAAATCACAATAACCAAGCAAAGGAAAACCCAAAAGGCTACGATCTAAAGCTTGATACCTACAAGCTGGTTGGCGCTCCTCCTTATTATTTAACGGCGCGCTTATTTAGGACCTTTTTAGAACAGGCTAATCTAAAACCTGTTTCAATTACTGTTATTATCCAAAAAGAAGTTGCGGAAAAAATATGTGCAAAGCCACCCCGAATGAACCTTCTTGCTGTCTCCGTGCAACTGTATGGGGAGGCTAAAATTATAGAAAAGGTTCCGAAAGAGTTTTTTTGGCCTCGCCCAAAAGTGGACTCAGCTATTTTGACTGTACAAAATATCAAAAAACCTGGTGTTGATGAAACTAAATTCTTTAAAGTACTGCAAGCGGGTTTTTCTGCTCCAAGGAAACAGCTTGCGGGAAATCTTTCACGCGTCCTAAGTATTGAACGTGATAAAGTAGAAAAAATACTTAAAGAGTGTGGCATAAAGCCCGAACAACGCGCCGAAACGTTAAGCGTTGATGACTGGAAAAAATTAACACTTAAGTTTTAA
- a CDS encoding four helix bundle protein encodes MINSYKELKVWQRAMELVVAVYELTEKYAKEETYGLTAQTRRSVISIPSNIAEGRHRSTRKDFINFLIIAYASGAELETQIEIAKRLPKTKQLNYVKVDNLLEEVMKMLNIMIKKLKASS; translated from the coding sequence ATGATAAATTCTTATAAAGAACTAAAGGTTTGGCAACGCGCAATGGAATTAGTTGTTGCTGTATATGAACTAACCGAAAAATACGCAAAAGAAGAAACTTATGGATTAACGGCACAAACAAGAAGATCGGTAATTTCTATACCTTCAAATATAGCTGAAGGTAGGCACAGGTCCACAAGAAAAGATTTTATAAACTTTTTGATAATAGCTTATGCATCTGGCGCAGAATTAGAAACACAAATAGAAATAGCAAAACGATTACCAAAAACCAAACAATTAAACTATGTAAAAGTTGATAATCTTTTGGAAGAAGTTATGAAAATGTTAAACATAATGATAAAAAAGTTAAAAGCTAGTAGCTAA